In the genome of Raphanus sativus cultivar WK10039 chromosome 4, ASM80110v3, whole genome shotgun sequence, one region contains:
- the LOC108853242 gene encoding transcriptional regulator TAC1, with the protein MECERSSSSTSSETGAVLHNRSSVSTVTKRMYECTFCKRGFTNAQALGGHMNIHRRDRLNKAAKLQNDADSSLSGSRICFHVASSDRGGYEQVDSVVFRTTTNLSLRVGSMVTRRENVVVEGDEIDLELRLGL; encoded by the coding sequence ATGGAGTGTGAGAGATCATCGTCGTCCACTTCATCAGAAACCGGAGCCGTTCTTCACAATCGTTCGTCGGTCTCCACCGTGACGAAACGAATGTACGAGTGCACTTTCTGCAAAAGAGGTTTCACGAACGCACAAGCTTTAGGTGGTCACATGAACATCCATCGACGTGACCGTCTCAACAAGGCGGCCAAGCTGCAAAATGACGCTGACTCATCACTCTCCGGTTCTCGAATATGTTTCCACGTGGCATCTTCCGATCGTGGAGGCTATGAGCAAGTAGACTCCGTCGTCTTCAGGACAACCACGAACTTGAGCTTACGAGTTGGATCGATGGTAACAAGGAGAGAGAACGTCGTCGTTGAAGGAGATGAAATCGATTTGGAGCTACGTCTTGGCTtatga
- the LOC108815520 gene encoding uncharacterized protein LOC108815520, which produces MVVVFDSPAEDLYGIFINRVRRERPPEYLEKVKGLTKWVPPPVKMTSSYVRQNIDISQKRMDVASLDMLQFHWWDYAKDGYLDALKHLTDLKEEGKIKTVALTNFDTKRLEIILENGIPVVSNHVQYSIVDMRPQQRMAQLCELTGVKLIT; this is translated from the exons ATGGTTGTAGTTTTTG ATAGTCCTGCAGAAGATCTGTACGGCATTTTTATCAATAGGGTTCGTCGAGAGCGTCCACCGGAGTATTTGGAAAAGGTTAAAGG TTTGACAAAATGGGTCCCTCCTCCAGTGAAGATGACAAGCAGCTATGTTCGTCAAAACATTGACATATCTCAGAAGAGAATGGATGTGGCTTCTCTTGATATGCTTCAGTTTCACTg GTGGGATTATGCGAAAGACGGTTATCTTGATGCACTGAAACACCTCACTGACTTAAAAGAAGAAG GTAAGATCAAGACTGTTGCTTTGACAAATTTTGATACAAAGAGACTTGAGATAATCTTAGAGAATGGAATCCCTGTTGTTAGCAACCAC GTACAATACTCCATTGTAGACATGCGTCCTCAACAGAGAATGGCTCAGCTTTGTGAGCTTACAGGCGTCAAACTTATAACTTAA